The Eremothecium gossypii ATCC 10895 chromosome VII, complete sequence nucleotide sequence TAACTTTGTTTCATTTAGTCTCATTGGCTGCGACTGTTGTGTCATGGGCGGAGGAGCCTGGCCAATAATGAACGGGCCCGTAGTGGGAACCTGAGATGCTTGGTGTGGCGTTGCCATCATTTGTGGATGCATCATGTTTAGCATCGTCGACATATGAGGCATTGCCGGAGGTTGCGCAAAGTTTACTGGTGGCACCGGCTGTCTCATAGTGTTCTGTGTCTGTAATGGTTGATATTCAGAGATCACCTTTGTTACTACCTCATAGTTTATAAATCCCATTTCAAGGAGCGCTTGTGCTACTGTAACCATAGTCACCACGCTGTTATTCCTCAAGAATTGCTCTAACTTGGCAATCTTGGCTGGGTCCTGATTGGACAGCATTTTGAGATTAGAGATCATCTCCAGAAGTTGCAAAGGAGGGATGTTAGTAAGGTTAGCAGAAATGGGCTCTGTGGCGACCAGCGAACCCGGATGCAGAGGCGGCAGGTGTTGTGAGGCTTTGCTCAGAATTTCTGGAAATGGCGAAGTCCCGCTTCCGTTGGTATTCACACCAGTCGCGGGCTTCGACACCGGTTTTCGCGGGATAGGCACCTCCGAAACAAGCTCAAACGGGAGTTCCAAGTTGTCGTCCCACGGATATTGATCCCGTTTCAAATCCAATACGTCTCTATCACTGACCTCGGTCCGCGACGACCAATTGGGAGGGATGATCCGCTCCAGCTTGCATGTGAAATTCTTTATCTTCTGTATGACTTCGGCTGCACGTTTGCAGTCTTTGCTAGTTAAATAGTCTATTACAATACCAATCAGCCTGCCATTGCGCGGATCTTTCTTCTCAGACACCTTTACAATAGGCCCGGACCCTGCAATAACCGATGTCACTGTCGACTGCGTCCATGAGCTCGGCAAGTTTGATATAAGAAGTGAAGATGATAGGTTATCTGGCGTCAACTCGTGTCTCGCTTTCCTTATCCTGGGATCTGGCATTCTCGTTAACCTTGGAGCACACCAGTGTTGGCTACGTCTTCGTCCCTGCTACTATTCTTAATGGTACAAACCCAGCGGCTTAGTGACTCGTATTCCCAGAGTTTCGATCGCTCTTATACTCGGTACGTGCACATGTTTGTTGCGGAATACACTCAAGATTTTCGTTGAAAAGCTCTAAAGATCAATTATCATTACATACGTTTCTCGACGTTCATGCCGAATGCTACTACAGAGGCCCCACAGGGTGCGTAACTAAGGTTTGTAGTATTGACTACCGGTAAGGTTAGATAGGGCCGAATTCGCCCTTCATGGCACGCTGCTTGAGGTCCCAGAGCGACATACGCTCGTCCTCAGGCAGAGTCGCAATCTCCGCATCCGTCAACTGCAGAAcctgcttcagcagctctAGCTTTTGCATATCGTCCTCCCCCACTTGCGGCGTGCTGTCCTTGgacgcggcgctgccgtTGGTCTGGTCGACGGCCAGCTGAGTCAGATCGTCGATCTGGCTGATGCCGTTcgtcagcagcagctcggCGACGACAAAGCTGATCTGTGGGCACTGCTTGAGCAGCGCGACGAAGGCCTCGCGGTCGTTGCGGGACATCTCCTGGAGCTTCTCCAGCAGGTTGAACTGCTCGGGTTTGCTTAGCTTCGACAGCTCGCTGGAAATAACCATGGCCGGCGTCGTCATGTTGATGTTCACGTCCGCGCCCTCCGGCAGGTTCGGGTAcgccagctcctcctgcgGGCCCATCCCCCCAACTTGCGACAGCTCTCCCCGGTTGCTGAGCGAGTACTCCTCCGAGATGCCGCCGCCGGTCGTGTACCCGCACTTCAGCGTCCTGTTGCCCAGTGCGTAGCCGTTGAGGTTGCGCACAGCAGACGAGCTCGTGGCCAGGTCCTTGAACTCGATAAACGCATATCCCTTCGACTTCCCGGTTTGCGGGTCGAACATCATTTTGAGGCCAGTTACTGGCCCCACGTTGCTGCACAGGTCCAGAATCTGCTGTTCAGTCTGGTCGTATGGAATCGACCCCAAATATACCGTTCGCGACGGCCGCCCGTTGCCACTCTTATTCATGCTTGCTGGTACACTTGAATAGTGACAACCCGGGCATACCAAGTTAGAGTGAACTGTATGTGGCTGGCTTACTGCGAAATGGTGCGGATTTTTGGGCTTACGATGCCCTGCGAAAAACTTTCCGCGCCATCAGTAACTCTAGTCTACATAAGCCGTCGAATACGAAGATCACGACAGAAGAATTGTGGGACCCAGGATGGATGCTAAGGACGTTGTTACGCATGTCAAGAATCTAGAGAAGAACAAATCGGATGAGCAAACAGTGCTGCGGATCTTGCGGATCCTGGACAAAGAGTTGGTCGCCACGGAGAAGCTGTTACGGGAAACCAAGGTGGGAGTGATAGTGAACCAATTCAAGAAGTCGAGCAACGATGAGATTGCCAAGCTGGTCAAGAAGATGATTGGGACGTGGAAGGACGCCATCacgaaggagaagaagaagaaagcGGCGGTAGCGGCTGGAGGGTCTGGGAGCGGCGCAGGAActgccggcggcggcgc carries:
- the RNA15 gene encoding Rna15p (Syntenic homolog of Saccharomyces cerevisiae YGL044C (RNA15)) → MNKSGNGRPSRTVYLGSIPYDQTEQQILDLCSNVGPVTGLKMMFDPQTGKSKGYAFIEFKDLATSSSAVRNLNGYALGNRTLKCGYTTGGGISEEYSLSNRGELSQVGGMGPQEELAYPNLPEGADVNINMTTPAMVISSELSKLSKPEQFNLLEKLQEMSRNDREAFVALLKQCPQISFVVAELLLTNGISQIDDLTQLAVDQTNGSAASKDSTPQVGEDDMQKLELLKQVLQLTDAEIATLPEDERMSLWDLKQRAMKGEFGPI
- the PTI1 gene encoding cleavage polyadenylation factor subunit PTI1 (Syntenic homolog of Saccharomyces cerevisiae YGR156W (PTI1)), translating into MPDPRIRKARHELTPDNLSSSLLISNLPSSWTQSTVTSVIAGSGPIVKVSEKKDPRNGRLIGIVIDYLTSKDCKRAAEVIQKIKNFTCKLERIIPPNWSSRTEVSDRDVLDLKRDQYPWDDNLELPFELVSEVPIPRKPVSKPATGVNTNGSGTSPFPEILSKASQHLPPLHPGSLVATEPISANLTNIPPLQLLEMISNLKMLSNQDPAKIAKLEQFLRNNSVVTMVTVAQALLEMGFINYEVVTKVISEYQPLQTQNTMRQPVPPVNFAQPPAMPHMSTMLNMMHPQMMATPHQASQVPTTGPFIIGQAPPPMTQQSQPMRLNETKLNALPRAKQDMIRQVINLPQEQIRLLPPEQVTVIENLRQEYLI